The genomic DNA GCATCGAACGATCTCTCCCTTCTCAGTTGAGAAGTGTTCATTTTCGCCTGGCACACCGAACGGATCGGTGCCTCCGTCGCCCCGATCCACTAAAATCGGAGCAGGCTTTGGGTTGTTAGCGTCGGACGGTATCGGTGGGACATCCCCCGCTGGAACACCGTCAAACCGGTACACATTGCACCGACTATCACCGACGCACCGCATCAAATGCGGCCTGTGCGGAAGGCATTTCACCTACGCACACTTGTAATGGTAATGCCTGCCAACACATGAGCAAGCCCAAATCCTTGAAGTTTTGGCTGCGACGGCTGCTTACATCACGCCAAGCGGCATCCGGCTGAGATAAAGTGGCGTAACGTCTTATAAATCAGAGACTTACCTTGTCGGCGTTCAGCGACCCCCACGGTCGGACCGATACATCTGGACACGAGGAGCCGACCGCGCGTTTGGCGATTCTGGTGATTGTCCGCCGGATGCGGTTGACCTCCATACCATCTGGCCCGCGGCTCGGAGGCCAACGGCTGGGCCGGTCGAACGTTTCGTCCGGTTTCAACGTTCTGGAAGTGCAACCCGCAGGCCGGCAGCGACGCCCCTGCACAGCGGAAACCCGCCGCGGTCGTGCCTCACCCCCGCCGCCCGGCGTCCCGATTTACGGACCCGTCCCCATGCCACGCGATATCCCCGTCGGTAACGGCTCACTGCTCATCAACTTCGACGACCGCCACCAGTTGCGGGACCTCTACTACCCGCACGTCGGACAGGAGAACCACGCTGGCGCCGGTGCGTGCCGGTTCGGCGTCTGGGCAGAATCCGTCGCCGGGACCGGCGGCAAGCTCTCCTGGACCAGCGAGGAGGCGTGGAAGGTCGAACAAAAGTACCTCGACCAAACGCTCACCTACGACACGCACCTGCGAAACGCCGCACTCAAGCTCGGCATGCACATCAACGGGTGTGTCGACTTCCACCGCAACCTGTACGTCCGCAAGATCACCGTCCGCAACGACTCCGACGCCGACCGCCTGGTGAAGATTCTGCACCAGCAGGACTTCAACATGTTCGGCACCAAGATCGGCGACACCGCCTATTACGACCCGGACCTGCGCAGTCTCGTCCACTACCGCGCCAAGCGTTACCTGATGACGACGTTCTTCGTCCACGGCGAACAGCGCGTCGACGAGTACGCCACGGGCACGAGCGGCTTTGGCGGCGCCGAGGGCACATGGCGTGACGCCGAGGACGGCAAACTCGGCATGAACGCCATCGCCCAGGGCGCGGTCGACTCCACGGTCGCCTGCTCCATCCGCGTCAAGGCCAAGGGCGAACAAACGCTCTACATGGCGCTCGTCGCCGGCGAGAGCCGCGAGGAACTCGAAGAGTTGCACAAGTGGCTCATCAAACAAGGTCCGCAACGCGTCATCGACCGAACGAGTTCCTACTGGCGGCTTTGGTCGGCCGGGTCGAATATCAACTTCGGCGACCTGCCCTCCCAGGTCATTGATCTGTTCCATCGCTCGCTGTTGGTCGTCCGCACGCAGATCGACAACGACGGCGCAATCATCGCCGCCAACGACAGTGACATCATGCAGTTCGCGCGGGACACGTACTCGTACATGTGGCCGCGTGACGGGGCGCTCGTCGCCGACTCGCTCGATCTCGCCGGGTACTCCGATCTGGCCCGCCAGTTCTACAGTTTCTGCCAGCGGACCATCACCGACCACGGCTACTTCCTGCACAAGTACAACCCCGACGGCTCGCCCGCCTCCAGCTGGCACCCGTGGGTCAAGGACGGTAAGCCCGCCCTGCCGATCCAGGAAGACGAAACCGCGCTGGTCGTCTGGGCGATGTGGCGACACTACTTCCGGTACCGCGACCTTGAGTTCATGCGGCCGATGTGGATCGACGTGGTCATCCCTGCGGCGGAATGGATGTGCGCGTACCGCGAGGAACGAACAGGTCTGCCCAAGCCTTCCTATGACCTTTGGGAAGAGCGTTGGGGCGTGCATGCATGGACCGTGGCGTCGGTGTACGCAGGCCTCACGGCGGCGGCCG from Planctomycetota bacterium includes the following:
- a CDS encoding glycoside hydrolase family 15 protein gives rise to the protein MPRDIPVGNGSLLINFDDRHQLRDLYYPHVGQENHAGAGACRFGVWAESVAGTGGKLSWTSEEAWKVEQKYLDQTLTYDTHLRNAALKLGMHINGCVDFHRNLYVRKITVRNDSDADRLVKILHQQDFNMFGTKIGDTAYYDPDLRSLVHYRAKRYLMTTFFVHGEQRVDEYATGTSGFGGAEGTWRDAEDGKLGMNAIAQGAVDSTVACSIRVKAKGEQTLYMALVAGESREELEELHKWLIKQGPQRVIDRTSSYWRLWSAGSNINFGDLPSQVIDLFHRSLLVVRTQIDNDGAIIAANDSDIMQFARDTYSYMWPRDGALVADSLDLAGYSDLARQFYSFCQRTITDHGYFLHKYNPDGSPASSWHPWVKDGKPALPIQEDETALVVWAMWRHYFRYRDLEFMRPMWIDVVIPAAEWMCAYREERTGLPKPSYDLWEERWGVHAWTVASVYAGLTAAADFAKCFGEFDRAQKYQNAADEIREASAKHLWSDRLGRFVRRLVPLDNPTPPHELTENVNGRVVTRDVKTEDIYEIDENIDASLWAVGKFHLFDPSDERVQKTMDAVANRLWVKTDVGGVARYEDDYYHRVSTDIENVPGNPWFICTLWLADHQISLAQSKEDLQKIHHIFEWVANHARPSGCLAEQVDPYSNAPLSVSPLTWSHATVVSTVMKYLEKLETLDRKELGATDHFQMRVPGRVLYRDQQHEEMLRMAEQIEKQTAAERAADHEAA